In a single window of the Antedon mediterranea chromosome 1, ecAntMedi1.1, whole genome shotgun sequence genome:
- the LOC140039169 gene encoding uncharacterized protein isoform X1, translating to MMKFVRKKSRSLQWLTLLLGLAICYFIFQALILRIISKDSKKQLELMNQRKAELDFEVPRGIRLEDKELYRPKSNRGFQCFVDGKTVPWASVNDDYCDCTKDGSDEPGTSACSNGRFYCQGSGEYIVASRVNDGICDCCDGSDEWDRPFSLNKVKGNPTVKGLEISPCGNVCKDLFEHKYISAQQRLGMRLKKKYVEAGKGHRDGIYGKEGEFYRLSKECFQYNTAKSNYLVCPYRYVREDNGEFYYNMGRRTVVQGNKKDGTNIVVMVNGDSRHCPEGVQRKTQVEFLCGLNDHVMNIHEESECVYTLRFSTPAAC from the exons ATGATGAAATTTGTACGTAAAAAAAGTCGATCTCTTCAATGGCTCACTTTGCTGTTAGGTCTGGCCATCTGCTACTTCATATTCCAAGCCTTAATCTTGCGCATTATCAGTAAGGACTCCAAGAAACAATTGGAATTGATGAACCAAAGGAAGGCAGAACTTGATTTTGAAGTACCGAGAGGAATTCGCTTAGAAGATAAAGAATTGTATAGACCCAAGTCAAACCGTGGGTTTCAGTGTTTTGTTGATGGTAAGACTGTACCATGGGCAAGTGTAAATGATGATTATTGCGATTGTACCAAAGACGGTTCGGATGAGCCTGGTACATCAGCCTGCTCCAATGGAAG GTTTTACTGCCAAGGGAGTGGTGAGTATATCGTAGCAAGCAGAGTGAATGATGGGATATGCGACTGTTGTGATGGTTCTGATGAGTGGGACAGACCATTTAGTCTTaacaaggtcaaag GTAATCCAACAGTAAAAGGTCTGGAAATCTCACCATGTGGTAACGTGTGTAAAGACTTATTTGAACACAAGTATATAAGTGCACAACAACGACTGGGTATGAGACTAAAGAAAAAGTATGTTGAGGCTGGAAAAGGACACAGAGATGGG ATTTATGGAAAAGAAGGAGAGTTTTATAGGTTAAGTAAGGAGTGTTTCCAGTATAACACTGCAAAAAGTAACTATCTTGTGTGTCCATATCGGTATGTTAGAGAAGATAATGGGGAGTTCTACTATAACATGGGACGTAGAACGGTCGTCCAAGGAAATAAGAAAGATGGTACTAATATAGTTGTAATGGTCAATGGTGATTCTAGACATTGCCCTGAGGGAGTACAAAGAAAAACACAG gTTGAATTTTTATGTGGGCTTAATGACCatgtaatgaatattcatgaggagAGTGAATGCGTATACACATTAAGATTCAGTACTCCAGCAGCttgttga
- the LOC140039169 gene encoding uncharacterized protein isoform X2, giving the protein MMKFVRKKSRSLQWLTLLLGLAICYFIFQALILRIISKDSKKQLELMNQRKAELDFEVPRGIRLEDKELYRPKSNRGFQCFVDGKTVPWASVNDDYCDCTKDGSDEPGTSACSNGRFYCQGSGNPTVKGLEISPCGNVCKDLFEHKYISAQQRLGMRLKKKYVEAGKGHRDGIYGKEGEFYRLSKECFQYNTAKSNYLVCPYRYVREDNGEFYYNMGRRTVVQGNKKDGTNIVVMVNGDSRHCPEGVQRKTQVEFLCGLNDHVMNIHEESECVYTLRFSTPAAC; this is encoded by the exons ATGATGAAATTTGTACGTAAAAAAAGTCGATCTCTTCAATGGCTCACTTTGCTGTTAGGTCTGGCCATCTGCTACTTCATATTCCAAGCCTTAATCTTGCGCATTATCAGTAAGGACTCCAAGAAACAATTGGAATTGATGAACCAAAGGAAGGCAGAACTTGATTTTGAAGTACCGAGAGGAATTCGCTTAGAAGATAAAGAATTGTATAGACCCAAGTCAAACCGTGGGTTTCAGTGTTTTGTTGATGGTAAGACTGTACCATGGGCAAGTGTAAATGATGATTATTGCGATTGTACCAAAGACGGTTCGGATGAGCCTGGTACATCAGCCTGCTCCAATGGAAG GTTTTACTGCCAAGGGAGTG GTAATCCAACAGTAAAAGGTCTGGAAATCTCACCATGTGGTAACGTGTGTAAAGACTTATTTGAACACAAGTATATAAGTGCACAACAACGACTGGGTATGAGACTAAAGAAAAAGTATGTTGAGGCTGGAAAAGGACACAGAGATGGG ATTTATGGAAAAGAAGGAGAGTTTTATAGGTTAAGTAAGGAGTGTTTCCAGTATAACACTGCAAAAAGTAACTATCTTGTGTGTCCATATCGGTATGTTAGAGAAGATAATGGGGAGTTCTACTATAACATGGGACGTAGAACGGTCGTCCAAGGAAATAAGAAAGATGGTACTAATATAGTTGTAATGGTCAATGGTGATTCTAGACATTGCCCTGAGGGAGTACAAAGAAAAACACAG gTTGAATTTTTATGTGGGCTTAATGACCatgtaatgaatattcatgaggagAGTGAATGCGTATACACATTAAGATTCAGTACTCCAGCAGCttgttga
- the LOC140039590 gene encoding uncharacterized protein — MIRVLVILCTIIGCITAHMCMLSPPQRGSLIGINNKAASDCGLEQGPCGGRNPMSPQYGAKSGGNYTVSFQKNLDHWTAATPGQFTVMMSDSKTMDFKLLAKVADKGEPSLTVYSVNVTLPTRPPNTKVIMQVVYETNNPQAPPAFYQCSDMMLF, encoded by the exons ATGATTCGTGTGCTTGTAATACTTTGCACAATTATCGGATGTATAACTGCACATATGTGCATGTTAAGTCCTCCACAACGGGGGTCATTGATAGGCATCAACAACAAAG cgGCAAGCGACTGTGGTTTGGAACAAGGACCATGTGGAGGACGCAACCCAATGTCTCCACAATATGGAGCCAA ATCTGGTGGTAACTACACGGTCTCCTTTCAGAAGAATCTTGACCATTGGACAGCTGCAACACCA ggTCAATTTACAGTGATGATGAGTGATAGCAAGACAATGGATTTCAAACTCTTGGCAAAAGTAGCCGATAAGGGGGAGCCATCTTTAACAGTCTACTCTGTCAATGTTACATTGCCAACCAg ACCACCAAATACTAAAGTGATAATGCAG GTTGTCTATGAAACCAACAACCCGCAGGCCCCACCAGCATTTTACCAGTGCAGTGATATGATGCTCTTTTGA
- the LOC140039094 gene encoding uncharacterized protein: MTLFPKMDSETTDKDDKPDNTSLKGVTDRTKEEDEEYKVIQLFREIIAKFSSEDDKKEEGEASKNDDVTMSDDVLSPDGSRVNSPVPNVGGDGQYGVAMPDDNTMGQDETAIDSEIKQTEYVMPNILPDKILNFLKAEDGGISLVCVILNASIMQLIFGVICISLGIAAIVIKIPAYHIGDPIWTGFLFYVVTGLIGVVTWRFPKDGLVVSYLVMSILSTFASIQLMSIAAFSMRMETFFDGENNSGSAEQLIRYQLYGQQISDSNADGFSKSERLALEILIFFIAFVETVFVIIMAVATCSLWPTKSTNEKKDENHAAIDDKKNDFDLKGDTIEKPAFIY, translated from the exons ATGACCTTATTTCCG AAAATGGACTCGGAAACGACTGACAAAGATGATAAACCGGATAATACGTCATTGAAAGGGGTCACTGACCGAACCAAAGAAGAGGACGAAGAGTACAAAGTTATACAGCTTTTTCGAGAAATAATCGCAAAGTTTTCAAGTGAAGATGATAAAAAGGAGGAAGGAGAAGCATCGAAAAATGATGACGTAACGATGTCAGACGATGTGTTAAGTCCTGATGGGTCAAGGGTCAACAGCCCTGTGCCTAACGTGGGAGGGGACGGGCAGTATGGGGTGGCCATGCCCGATGATAACACAATGGGACAAGATGAAACCGCTATTGATTCAG AAATTAAACAAACGGAATACGTAATGCCCAATATTCTACCGGATAAAATATTAAACTTCCTGAAAG CTGAAGATGGCGGAATTAGTCTAGTGTGCGTCATTTTAAACGCATCCATAATGCAACTAATATTCGGTGTAATATGCATCAGTCTTGGAATAGCGGCAATCGTCATCAAAATTCCCGCTTACCACATTGGTGACCCAATCTGGACCGGATTTCTT TTCTACGTAGTAACTGGACTAATTGGAGTTGTCACGTGGAGATTTCCAAAAGATGGATTG GTTGTGAGCTACCTAGTAATGTCCATCTTGTCGACGTTTGCTTCGATTCAATTGATGTCCATTGCGGCATTTTCTATGAGAATGGAAACTTTTTTCGACGGTGAAAACAACAGTGGGAGCGCTGAGCAATTGATTCGATATCAACTATATGGTCAACAGATATCAGATAGCAATGCAGATGGGTTTTCA AAATCTGAACGTTTGGCACTAGAGATTCTAATTTTCTTCATAGCTTTTGTAGAGACGGTATTCGTAATCATAATGGCAGTTGCTACGTGTAGTTTGTGGCCAACAAAATCCACA AACGAGAAAAAGGATGAAAATCATGCTGCTATTGATGATAAGAAAAATGATTTCGATTTAAAAGGCGACACCATAGAAAAACCAGCATTCATTTATTAG